The window CAGCTATAACTGAAGCTACGACAACAACCACACCTACTACGACAGCTACAACTGAAGCTCTTATGACCACCACAACAGCAACACCTGCaatgacaactgcagctcctatgACAACTGTATCTCTTTTTACCACTACAACTGCAGAACCTACTACAGCTCCTTCTACAACTGTAGCCCCTACTACAGCCACAACAGCAACACCttcgacaaccactgcagctcttaCTACAACAGCTGTAgatactacaacaactacaactggAGCACCTGCTACAGAAACTACAATTGCACCTACTACAACCACACCTGCAGCACCTACTACAGCAAATgcagctcctacgaccactaTGACTGCAGCAACTACTACGACAACTGTAGCTCCAACAACAACTACTtctgcagctcctacgacaacctcAACTGCAACACCTtctacaactgcagctcctacaaccacTATGACTGCTGCAGCAACTACTATGACAACCACAACTGCACCTACTGCTACAACCACAACTGCAGATCCTACTACAACATCAGTTGTAGTTTCAAGCACTGCAGCAGCTGAACCTGCAACAACTGTAGGTCCTattacaacaactgtagctcctaaaaCAGCTACAACTGCAGCAACTACTACaactgaagctatgacaacaacCACACCTACTACGACAGCTACAACTgaagctcctacgaccactacaacaacaactgcagctcctactacgaccACTGCAGCGCCTACTACAACTGAAGTTACGACAACAACCACACCTACTATGACAGCTACAACTgaagctcctacgaccactacaacgacaactgcagctcctgcgacaactggagcacctactacgacaactacagcacctactacgaccactgcagcgcctactacgacaactgtagctcccacaacaactacttctgcagctcctgcgacaactgcagttcctacgacaactgcagctactACGACAACTGTAGCACCTACGACATCTGCAGCACCTACGACAACTggagcacctactacgacaacagCAGCACCTACTACGACCACTGCAGCGCCTACTACAACTGAAGCTACGACAACAACCACACCTACTACGACAGCTACAACTgaagctcctacgaccactacaacgacaactgcagctcctgcaacaactggagcacctactacgacaactgcagcacctactacgaccactgcagcgcctactacgacaactgtagctcccacaacaactacttctgcagctcctacgacaactgcagctcctgcgacaactgcagttcctacgacaactgcagctactacgacaactgcagcacctacgacaactggagcacctactacgacaacagcagcacctactacgaccactgcagcgcctactacgacaactgtatctcccacaacaactacttctgcagctcctacgacaacctcAACTGCAACACCTtctacaactgcagctcctacaaccacTATGACTACAGAAACttctacgacaaccacaactgcaCCTACTGCTACAACCACAACTGCACCTACTGCTACAACCACAACTGCAGATCCTACTACAACATTAGTTGTAGTTTCAAGCACTGCAGCAGCTGAACCTGCAACAACTGTAggtcctactacaacaactgtagctcctaaaaCAGCTACAACTGCAGCAACTACTACAACTGAAGCTACGACAATAACCACACCTTCCACTACAGCTACAACTGACGGTCCGACAACAACCACACCTACTACGACAGCTACAACTGAAGCTCCTACGACCACAACaatgacaactgcagctcctgcgaCAACTGGAGCACCTTTtacgacaactgcagcacctactacgaccACTGCATCGCCTACTatgacaactgtagctcccacaacaactacttctgcagctcctacgacaactgcagctactacgacaactgcagcacctacgacaactggagcacctactacgacaacagcagcacctactacaacCACTGCAGCGCCTACTACAACTGAAGCTACGACAACAACCACACCTACTACGACAGCTACAACTGaagctccaacgaccactacaacgacaactgcagctcctgcgacaactggagcacctactacgacaactgcagcacctactacgaccACTGAAGCGCCTACTTCAACTGAAGCTACGACAACAACCACACCTacaacgacaactgcagctcctgcgacaactggagcacctactacgacaactgcagcacctactatgaccactgcagcgcctactacgacaactgtagctccaacaacaactacttctgcagctcctacgacaacctcAACTGCAACACCTtctacaactgcagctcctacaaccacTATGACTGCTGCAGCaactactacgacaaccacaactgcaCCTACTGCTACAACCACAACTGCAGATCCTACTACAACATCAGTTGTAGTTTCAAGCACTGCAGCAGCTGAACCTGCAACAACTGTAggtcctactacaacaactgtagctcctaaaaCAGCTACAATAACTGCTACAACTGAAGCTCAGACAACAACCACACCTTCCACGACAGCTATAACTGAAGCTACGACAACAACCACACCTACTACGACAGCTACAACTGAAGCTCTGATGACCACCACAACAGCAACACCTGCaatgacaactgcagctcctatgACAACTGTATCTCTTTTTACCACTACAACTTCAGAACCTACTACAGCTCCTTCTACAACTGTAGCCCCTACTACAGCCACAACAGCAACACCttcgacaaccactgcagctcttaCTACAACAGCTGTAgatactacaacaactacaactggAGCACCTGCTACAGAAACTACAATTGCACCTACTACAACCACACCTGCAGCACCTACTACAGCAAATGCAGCTCCGACGACCACTATGACTGCAGCAACTACTACGACAACTGTAGCTCCAACAACAACTACTtctgcagctcctacgacaacctcAACTGCAACACCTtctacaactgcagctcctacaaccacTATGACTGCTGCAGCAACTACTATGACAACCACAACTGCACCTACTGCTACAACCACAACTGCAGATCCTACTACAACATCAGTTGTAGTTTCAAGCACTGCAGCAGCTGAACCTGCAACAACTGTAGGTCCTattacaacaactgtagctcctaaaaCAGCTACAACTGCAGCAACTACTACaactgaagctatgacaacaacCACACCTACTACGACAGCTACAACTgaagctcctacgaccactacaacaacaactgcagctcctactacgaccACTGCAGCGCCTACTACAACTGAAGTTACGACAACAACCACACCTACTATGACAGCTACAACTgaagctcctacgaccactacaacgacaactgcagctcctgcgacaactggagcacctactacgacaactacagcacctactacgaccactgcagcgcctactacgacaactgtagctcccacaacaactacttctgcagctcctgcgacaactgcagttcctacgacaactgcagctactACGACAACTGTAGCACCTACGACATCTGCAGCACCTACGACAACTggagcacctactacgacaacagCAGCACCTACTACGACCACTGCAGCGCCTACTACAACTGAAGCTACGACAACAACCACACCTACTACGACAGCTACAACTgaagctcctacgaccactacaacgacaactgcagctcctgcaacaactggagcacctactacgacaactgcagcacctactacgaccactgcagcgcctactacgacaactgtagctcccacaacaactacttctgcagctcctacgacaactgcagctcctgcgacaactgcagttcctacgacaactgcagctactacgacaactgcagcacctacgacaactggagcacctactacgacaacagcagcacctactacgaccactgcagcgcctactacgacaactgtatctcccacaacaactacttctgcagctcctacgacaacctcAACTGCAACACCTtctacaactgcagctcctacaaccacTATGACTACAGAAACttctacgacaaccacaactgcaCCTACTGCTACAACCACAACTGCACCTACTGCTACAACCACAACTGCAGATCCTACTACAACATTAGTTGTAGTTTCAAGCACTGCAGCAGCTGAACCTGCAACAACTGTAggtcctactacaacaactgtagctcctaaaaCAGCTACAACTGCAGCAACTACTACAACTGAAGCTACGACAATAACCACACCTTCCACTACAGCTACAACTGACGGTCCGACAACAACCACACCTACTACGACAGCTACAACTGAAGCTCCTACGACCACAACaatgacaactgcagctcctgcgaCAACTGGAGCACCTTTtacgacaactgcagcacctactacgaccACTGCATCGCCTACTatgacaactgtagctcccacaacaactacttctgcagctcctacgacaactgcagctcctgcgacaactgcagttcctacgacaactgcagctactacgacaactgcagcacctacgacaactgcagcacctactacgaccactgcagcgcctactacgacaactgtagctcccacaacaactacttctgcagctcctacgacaactgcag of the Oncorhynchus kisutch isolate 150728-3 linkage group LG17, Okis_V2, whole genome shotgun sequence genome contains:
- the LOC116354336 gene encoding mucin-5AC-like; the encoded protein is MTKFYFYNHNSSTFYNCSSYDHYDCSNYYDHHNWSYCYKTYYSSFYNCSPYYSHNSNTFDNHCSSYYNSCRYYNNYNWSTCYRNYNCTYYNHTCSTYYSKCSSYDHYDCSNYYDNSPTTTMTAAATTMTTTTAPTATTTTADPTTTSVVVSSTAAAEPATTVGPITTTVAPKTATTAATTTTEAMTTTTPTTTATTEAPTTTTTTTAAPTTTTAAPTTTEVTTTTTPTMTATTEAPTTTTTTTAAPATTGAPTTTTTAPTTTTAAPTTTTVAPTTTTSAAPATTAVPTTTAATTTTVAPTTSAAPTTTGAPTTTTAAPTTTTAAPTTTEATTTTTPTTTATTEAPTTTTTTTAAPATTGAPTTTTAAPTTTTAAPTTTTVAPTTTTSAAPTTTAAPATTAVPTTTAATTTTAAPTTTGAPTTTTAAPTTTTAAPTTTTVSPTTTTSAAPTTTSTATPSTTAAPTTTMTTETSTTTTTAPTATTTTAPTATTTTADPTTTLVVVSSTAAAEPATTVGPTTTTVAPKTATTAATTTTEATTITTPSTTATTDGPTTTTPTTTATTEAPTTTTMTTAAPATTGAPFTTTAAPTTTTASPTMTTVAPTTTTSAAPTTTAATTTTAAPTTTGAPTTTTAAPTTTTAAPTTTEATTTTTPTTTATTEAPTTTTTTTAAPATTGAPTTTTAAPTTTTEAPTSTEATTTTTPTTTTAAPATTGAPTTTTAAPTMTTAAPTTTTVAPTTTTSAAPTTTSTATPSTTAAPTTTMTAAATTTTTTTAPTATTTTADPTTTSVVVSSTAAAEPATTVGPTTTTVAPKTATITATTEQHLTYYSSFYNCSPYYSHNSNTFDNHCSSYYNSCRYYNNYNWSTCYRNYNCTYYNHTCSTYYSKCSSDDHYDCSNYYDNCSSNNNYFCSSYDNLNCNTFYNCSSYNHYDCCSNYYDNHNCTYCYNHNCRSYYNISCSFNSYDNCSYYDNCSTYDICSTYDNWSTYYDNSSTYYDHCSAYYN